taattatcttataacgtagtatttttttgtttaaaatgacttcatttatttttttaatatgagaatgcaaatgcatatttttttatttttaatattttatctcaaGCATCTACATTAATTTgaaacataaatatatttttttaataaatttttataataaaagtttTAGTTAAAGACTCAATACTTCCTTTTATAACTTAGAAcagtaaatttattttcatttcagaGTTATTActttgtaaaatatatttaatcactcaaatttaaaaatatacatgGTAAAAAATAAGCAATAtgctaatttttttctctttattctatttgttattattagttttatgaatacattgtttattttaattttttaattatttatatattatatgataaagataaaatattaaaaaaattattattttgtccACTAAATTTATGTTATGAAATAGATAATGTAAGGATATAcgaaatctaaaaaaaattggacatCAAATTCTAGtaactttttgtattttttttattaaagagtGCTTTgtaatatgtaattttttaagttaaataataagcaTAAGAgtgtatattaatttaattaattttgttatagaATACCAATTAATTATGTTACTATGACGTCTGTTATTTTGTTATTGAAAATGAATTGGTATTTAAATTGAGTACGTattaatagtttttttattgaaagtgaataaaataaaaaaaattgagtacgTAGTaacggttttttttttattaaaattagtttttaagttCTGTCGTGTCGTGGGATAAAGCCAGTGAAAACAGGAATAAAATAGGAAGAAAGAATTGGATACTAAAATTTCGTATCCccattatattttttgaatttgtctctttatatatgtatttaaaatataataattaattattgttagtaataaattgacaaataatatattaataccttatacttttctttttaaatattcacTCTCATATactaatagttaaaaaaattaaaaattttttattttttattttttttttctcttccttaCAAAcggaataaaagataatatttaaagaataactaatgattctattttaaaaaataaaaccaaaatgtTAGCATAGAAAACTCCCCTTTTCTGTGTCTAACCATATCACAGCTTTATAAAGAGACGAGAGCCCTCCAACCATTCAATCCAAACCCCAAACCCATATGCCTCACTCCTCAACAAACGAATCTCGCTCTCATTCccaatttctcttcttttctctttcatgaTCCAAACATGGTAGCAGAAACCGTGCACCACCACAACCACGATGCCAACGATGGGAACAGAACCCTGATCTTCTCGTACGGAACCTTGAAGagaggcttctccaaccacaacCTCCTCCAAGACCTAATCCGCACCGGCGACGCCTCCTTCATCGGCCTCTACAAGACATCGCACCGCTACCCCCTCGTCTGCGGGCCCTACAGAGTCCCCTTCCTCCTCAACCTCCCGGGCTCGGGCCACAAAGTCCACGGCGAGTTGTACTCCGTCTCGGCCCGCGGCCTGGCCCGTATGGACGAACTCGAAGGAACCACGCGCCACCACTACGAGCGGTTACCGATCAAGCTTCTTCCGGCCGAGGAAGGCGCTGACGAGAATGTAAACAACGAGGATCAGGTAAATTTGGAAGATGAGACGATGATGACGGAGGATGCGCCGGGCGTGCTAACGTGCGCAGAGGCGTATTTTGCGCATAGTAACTACGCCGTTGAGATGTGGAAGAAGAATGGGAAGAGAGGGTTACGGTGTTATACGAAGAAAGAGACCAAGGGATACGTCAAGCGCGGTGATCGGCCTCAGCATTTGACCTTCCTTGATCACATTCGCTTGTTCCTTTCTGAAtgaatctcttttttttttttctcttttaattgcgttccacacaaatattttttttatgtggaaaataaaaaaatttcccAAATTGTTGTTGTGTTAGTTTTTTTTGGTGGTGTTTATATATGTAGCATTTATATATGGCTGAGATTGttgttgaaaaatgaaaagagtaGTGGGAATTTGGGATTCCCAGAATCTGTTttgagatgatgatgatggcatgGTATCAATGCAAATTTTcgttattatattttgttaaggaGTTGAATATTGGACATGTTAAGTTTATTAAAGAATGATGGATGACGAGGATCTGTGTCTCATTGTGTAGCAGCTAGAGAGAAATATAATGAATCAATGGTCAAAGTTGGAAACTTCAATACATTTACTAATTAGTAATTACTAGTGGGTTGTTACCTCAGCAGCCTGTCACTTACGCAAGAAAAATCAGGCTAactattctttctttctttttttcctcaAAAATATTCAGATTGGACACTTTAGGGTGTGTTTGGAAAACCCGTTGGAAGGGAAGAAGCACGTTTAAATTTCTTGAAAGTTTCAAATTTTGGTTTGgcaaatttttttctcataCAAGAAGCAACTATTTTTAGTTTCTGCGTTTTCTTAACGGGCTTTTAGCCATAGATACTAaccttttatttactttttaccaactttatcctttgtatatgttattgtattatttataa
The genomic region above belongs to Arachis duranensis cultivar V14167 chromosome 3, aradu.V14167.gnm2.J7QH, whole genome shotgun sequence and contains:
- the LOC107477374 gene encoding putative gamma-glutamylcyclotransferase At3g02910 — its product is MVAETVHHHNHDANDGNRTLIFSYGTLKRGFSNHNLLQDLIRTGDASFIGLYKTSHRYPLVCGPYRVPFLLNLPGSGHKVHGELYSVSARGLARMDELEGTTRHHYERLPIKLLPAEEGADENVNNEDQVNLEDETMMTEDAPGVLTCAEAYFAHSNYAVEMWKKNGKRGLRCYTKKETKGYVKRGDRPQHLTFLDHIRLFLSE